Within Topomyia yanbarensis strain Yona2022 chromosome 2, ASM3024719v1, whole genome shotgun sequence, the genomic segment TAAACTCACTCCGTAGTTGTCAATTAGTTCCACCATTCGCTATACCTTTGGCCTGTTGAATGAACTTCGCCCGTCATAGGCGATGCTATATTGCCAGTTCGACTTACCCTCAATATTTCAGACTAGCAGCCAAGCGGGCCGAGGGATTTGTCATCGAATTCGacgccgtcgtcgtcgtcgcttgCCGTAACAGATGAATGCCGATTGAGGTCCGGCCATTAAAAATACACGCGATTCTTTCATATTTCTTATTGATGCCATGGTCACAGTGTTTGCACGTTCGCGATGCTCGCCGATCTGCCCGTCTTGGGGCAACCAACTGAGTCGCAGAGATTTGAGAATGTGTAAATCTTTTGgttataaataaattgaattggtTGCGACGCGGGACCATTCCGGAGCGAAAAGACAGAACTCGTTCTCCGCGGGATGCCTATCCTGTTCAGTAAAATTAGCAAATCCCACCAAAAACGGTCAATGTACTTAATGAGATTCACAGAACCAGTTTAGTGTGGGCTTTAGTTTAGGAATGTTATTGGAGTATACGACACAAAATGCGGAACTTTAACTGGTGGTGGTTCTGCTGGCTGGATCTTCATGGGGCTTGTGAACAAGAGAATAACTTCGTCTGTCGTCGTTCTAATACTTGTCGCTTTTATTTCTAGTTGGTAAAACATTTCTACACTTTCATTCAACTAGACTGACTAAAATTATCTTACATACCTAGGAAACGCCCTTACAAAACGAAGGTTCTCTCACACAACTTTGCACTAACCTATGAGTAGATCTGGTAATGAGCAAATATGAACTTTGTTCTACGAACAGGGAATGAATTTTCTCCTTGAAGACTGAGACAGACTGATGGCGAAGTGGTTGAGGGGGTAGGGAATGTGATTAAACTACGGTGGTGAAATTTGGTGGTATCCATTGGACCAGTCCAGGGAGCCTACAGCTCTTTATCGGCGGGTTTTCCGTGGATCTCCCGCAACACTCTTTCCTCTTCCGCTTTGCGTTTTGCAGCGGCCAACCGGGCAGCACGCCTGACTCCGTAGGTGTTTTTGTAGAAATCGTTGAACAACATGTAGAAGAAGATTGCATTTGGCAGGGTGAAGCACACCGACCAGCGAGGATATCCACAATCAGTCCACAGCAGCTGGGCGGAGTGCATGAAGGCCATTCCGAACTGGATCTGTGTGTGGGTGAAATGGAATAATAAATGCATAAATTAAAGGTTTGTATGTTTTCTGGGCGAGATCGCTGACCATCTGCAGATCGGTGATGTATTTCTTCCACCACAGATACTTGTGGAACTGTGGACCCATGGCAGCCATCATGTAATAGCTGTACATCACAATATGAACGAATGAGTTGATTACTCCTGTGAAATAGTAGAAAGAGAAAAGAACACCGGACTCTGACATGTGCTCTCAACATGTAAAAATATCCGGAACATTCTCAATCAACTAATTGAGAATGTTCCGAGTCGAAAATGTATAATCAAACCTATGAACGTTCCGTGTCCTCCGGGGTAATACTTGGTGGCACCCCAGGAGATCATCGGCATCACCGTGTGGTGGTACAAATGCAGGAAGCTAATCTGTTTGTCTTTTTTCCGCAGTGTGAAGAATACGGTGTCTAGCAGTTCGGAAAGTTTGGCCAGGAAGTACACGTAGCATCCTCGGGCAACCTTTGCGGATTTTTGGAAGGGGAGATGGAAACAAGTACAAGTTGTTAATCTGTATATAAATTGAATCAATGGCGCAAAGATGATGTTAACATTACCCGCATTGCAGGGGGTGATTCTGTCCAATCCACCGGTTGACACCGCCAGCTGTAGTGTCGCAGCCATGCTCCGTCAAGACCCTGGGGAAatagagaaaaaaatgttgttggaTCAACAGGTTTCGTGTTAGTAAAATTATGATATTGGAAGTAGCAGTCTGGGGGTGCGGTTAACCCCCTCCCAAAGACTAAAAATAATtggttgtatcgattttgttggctatttccG encodes:
- the LOC131683202 gene encoding elongation of very long chain fatty acids protein AAEL008004-like — encoded protein: MSSQNITTSSNYWDFLFTELADPRTNHWPLISSPVPGLTIIASYLYFVLNFGPKYMANRKPFQMQKFLVVYNFLQVLVSLWLFFEGLDGAWLRHYSWRCQPVDWTESPPAMRVARGCYVYFLAKLSELLDTVFFTLRKKDKQISFLHLYHHTVMPMISWGATKYYPGGHGTFIGVINSFVHIVMYSYYMMAAMGPQFHKYLWWKKYITDLQMIQFGMAFMHSAQLLWTDCGYPRWSVCFTLPNAIFFYMLFNDFYKNTYGVRRAARLAAAKRKAEEERVLREIHGKPADKEL